One genomic segment of Myxococcales bacterium includes these proteins:
- a CDS encoding D-3-phosphoglycerate dehydrogenase, protein MRLLIADKLHPRAIEELRALPIEVIYEPEITRETLEQKITNVGILVVRSTEVTEAAVEKARALHLIVRAGANYSTIDAKAASRRGIYVANCPGKNAGAVAELVFGLLISIDRRIPDAMASLRSSKWERGEYSKAEGIFGKTLGVAGMGAVGRDVAQRAKAFGLNVLGWSRSLTPSRAAELGIGYAGSLEELASKSNILSLHLALTDRTQKIVDKRIFDAMPARAILINTARADLVDQAALRAAVRGGLRVGIDVYPDEPKGRGEYHSDLFAPATAGSGFVYGTPHIAASTDQAQLSIATETVRVIRSFLLEGHVPNVVNTSSSVAKFQIVIRMLDKVGTFAHVLSVLKRHGNNVEEVTNTVFEGGSAACAKLRVVSRPTEVCLSEIRAFEEVLQVDVVTLPNLA, encoded by the coding sequence ATGCGTCTCCTCATCGCCGACAAGCTTCACCCCCGTGCCATCGAAGAGCTTCGCGCTCTCCCCATCGAAGTGATCTACGAACCCGAGATCACGCGGGAGACCCTCGAACAGAAGATCACCAACGTGGGCATCCTCGTGGTTCGGTCGACCGAGGTCACGGAAGCCGCCGTTGAGAAGGCGCGCGCGCTTCACCTCATCGTCCGCGCCGGCGCGAACTACAGCACCATTGACGCGAAGGCCGCCAGCCGCCGCGGCATCTACGTGGCGAACTGCCCCGGAAAAAACGCCGGCGCCGTCGCCGAGCTCGTCTTCGGTCTCCTCATCTCCATCGACCGTCGCATCCCCGACGCCATGGCGTCGTTGCGGTCCAGCAAGTGGGAGCGCGGCGAATACAGCAAGGCCGAGGGCATCTTCGGCAAGACGCTCGGCGTGGCCGGCATGGGCGCCGTGGGGCGCGACGTCGCGCAGCGGGCGAAGGCCTTTGGCCTCAACGTCCTCGGCTGGAGCCGCTCGCTCACGCCGTCGCGGGCCGCCGAGCTCGGCATCGGCTACGCCGGCAGCCTCGAGGAGCTGGCCTCGAAGTCGAACATCTTGAGCCTCCACTTGGCGCTCACCGATCGCACGCAAAAGATCGTCGACAAGCGAATCTTCGACGCGATGCCCGCCCGCGCGATCCTCATCAACACGGCCCGCGCAGACCTCGTCGATCAAGCGGCCCTCCGCGCCGCTGTGCGGGGCGGCCTGCGCGTCGGCATCGACGTCTACCCCGACGAGCCCAAGGGTCGCGGCGAATACCATTCGGACCTGTTCGCGCCGGCGACGGCCGGCTCGGGCTTCGTCTACGGCACGCCGCACATCGCCGCCTCGACCGATCAGGCGCAGCTCTCCATCGCGACGGAGACGGTCCGCGTCATTCGCTCGTTCTTGCTCGAAGGCCACGTTCCCAACGTGGTCAACACCTCGAGCTCGGTGGCGAAATTCCAGATCGTCATCCGCATGCTCGACAAGGTCGGCACCTTCGCCCACGTGCTCTCGGTCCTGAAGCGACACGGGAACAACGTCGAAGAGGTCACCAACACGGTCTTCGAAGGCGGCTCTGCGGCCTGCGCGAAGCTCCGCGTCGTCTCTCGGCCCACGGAAGTGTGCCTCAGCGAGATTCGCGCCTTCGAGGAAGTGCTCCAGGTCGACGTCGTCACGTTGCCGAACCTCGCCTGA